In Motilibacter aurantiacus, one genomic interval encodes:
- a CDS encoding MarC family protein translates to MGSEWRFFGEVFVTLFVIVDPPGTIPLFLSLTSGRSPAVRRRTAWQAASVALLVITAFALFGQQLLDYLGITLPALQCAGGLLLLLVALQLLTGQESETVASRDVNVALVPLGTPLLAGPGAIVATMVFVRRVDDTADAVALAAGVVAVHFVLWLTMRYSLVIIRVIRESGVVLVSRIAGLLLSAIAVQLVADAVRAFVTEVA, encoded by the coding sequence GTGGGTAGCGAGTGGAGGTTCTTCGGCGAGGTCTTCGTGACGCTCTTCGTGATCGTCGACCCGCCCGGCACGATCCCGCTCTTCCTCAGCCTCACGAGCGGGCGCTCACCGGCCGTCCGCCGTCGCACCGCGTGGCAGGCGGCCTCCGTCGCGCTGCTGGTCATCACGGCGTTCGCGCTGTTCGGCCAGCAGCTGCTGGACTACCTCGGAATCACACTTCCTGCACTGCAGTGCGCCGGTGGGCTGCTGCTGCTCCTCGTCGCGCTGCAGCTGCTCACGGGCCAGGAGAGCGAGACGGTCGCCTCGCGCGACGTCAACGTCGCCCTGGTGCCGCTGGGGACACCGTTGCTGGCCGGGCCGGGCGCCATCGTGGCCACGATGGTGTTCGTCCGCCGGGTCGACGACACGGCGGACGCCGTGGCCCTGGCCGCGGGCGTGGTCGCGGTGCACTTCGTGCTCTGGCTGACGATGCGCTACTCGCTCGTCATCATCCGGGTGATCCGGGAGAGCGGCGTCGTGCTCGTCAGCCGCATCGCGGGCCTGCTGCTGTCGGCCATCGCCGTGCAGCTGGTCGCGGACGCGGTGCGCGCGTTCGTCACCGAGGTCGCCTGA
- a CDS encoding NUDIX domain-containing protein, translating into MGSLAVVPAVGGVVTGPDGRLLVVQRAHAPSAGLWSVPGGKVEPGEADEEAVAREVAEETGLTVRVGRLLGEVDVPGAGVLFRVRDFACTPVGGSLLAGGDAREARYVDGASLRALPLVPGLLAALGSWGVLPA; encoded by the coding sequence ATGGGGAGCCTCGCCGTCGTGCCCGCCGTCGGCGGGGTCGTCACCGGGCCCGACGGGCGACTGCTCGTCGTGCAGCGGGCGCACGCCCCCTCCGCGGGTCTCTGGTCGGTCCCCGGCGGCAAGGTCGAGCCCGGCGAGGCCGACGAGGAGGCCGTCGCCCGCGAAGTGGCCGAGGAGACCGGGCTCACCGTGCGCGTCGGACGGCTGCTCGGCGAGGTGGACGTCCCCGGGGCCGGCGTGCTCTTCCGCGTCCGGGACTTCGCCTGCACCCCGGTAGGCGGCTCCCTCCTCGCGGGTGGCGACGCGCGGGAGGCGCGGTACGTCGACGGCGCTTCGCTGCGCGCGCTCCCCCTCGTCCCCGGGCTGCTGGCGGCGCTCGGGTCGTGGGGCGTGCTGCCCGCCTGA
- a CDS encoding DUF3107 domain-containing protein, which produces MEVKVGVQQAPRELVIESKQSGEEVAAAVSDALANGGVLTLVDERGRRLVVPVEKLAYVEIGEPEVRRVGFGAI; this is translated from the coding sequence GTGGAGGTCAAGGTCGGGGTGCAGCAGGCGCCGCGCGAGCTCGTCATCGAGAGCAAGCAGAGCGGCGAGGAGGTCGCGGCCGCGGTGTCGGACGCGCTGGCCAACGGCGGCGTTCTCACCCTCGTCGACGAGCGCGGCCGCCGCCTCGTGGTGCCGGTGGAGAAGCTCGCGTACGTCGAGATCGGCGAGCCCGAGGTCCGCCGGGTGGGCTTCGGCGCGATCTGA
- a CDS encoding MarR family winged helix-turn-helix transcriptional regulator — protein sequence MAGTDPVAYEIAETMRALQWRLRRSAGAEVEDLGITPAQARALRTVARFAEPPSMGALAERLHIGPRSATDLVDPLEQSGLLRREQDPANRRSYRVHVTPEGERVHGQLRRRAHESAVRAFGVLGEDERATLLALLRRVVDALPAADCPAPGTGQR from the coding sequence ATGGCGGGCACCGACCCGGTGGCGTACGAGATCGCCGAGACCATGCGCGCCCTGCAGTGGCGGCTGCGGCGCTCCGCCGGGGCCGAGGTCGAGGACCTCGGCATCACCCCGGCGCAGGCGCGCGCGCTGCGTACGGTCGCCCGCTTCGCCGAGCCCCCGTCCATGGGCGCGCTCGCCGAGCGGCTGCACATCGGGCCCCGGTCGGCCACCGATCTGGTCGACCCGCTCGAGCAGTCCGGCCTCCTCCGGCGCGAGCAGGACCCCGCGAACCGGCGCAGCTACCGCGTGCACGTCACCCCCGAGGGCGAGCGGGTCCACGGCCAGCTGCGCCGGCGGGCGCACGAGTCGGCCGTCCGGGCGTTCGGCGTGCTGGGCGAGGACGAGCGGGCAACGCTGCTGGCGCTGCTGCGCCGCGTGGTGGACGCCTTGCCCGCGGCCGACTGCCCCGCGCCGGGCACGGGTCAGCGGTAG
- a CDS encoding FIMAH domain-containing protein — protein MGKDLWTGGISWTEPVADISDHLVDGVNDIVLEYSSSLSNVQLDRGVVTPTAHLRGWWKNTQDYRSHGPRQARTVPFVQLEYRESWASALQEIGGLLAAYVTDGTISDRTAGNLRERLDRAVVAAQAGREAPALGYLQQFVARMENQVKGDAADLAARAALVAAARAVLRGLQALDDSEGWARPALGRGCRRSPVPAARGRL, from the coding sequence GTGGGCAAGGACCTCTGGACCGGCGGCATCAGCTGGACCGAGCCGGTCGCCGACATCAGCGACCACCTGGTCGACGGCGTGAACGACATCGTGCTGGAGTACAGCTCCTCGCTGTCCAACGTCCAGCTCGACCGCGGGGTCGTCACACCCACCGCGCACCTGCGCGGCTGGTGGAAGAACACCCAGGACTACCGGTCCCACGGCCCGCGGCAGGCGCGCACCGTGCCGTTCGTGCAGCTGGAGTACCGCGAGAGCTGGGCCTCGGCGCTGCAGGAGATCGGCGGCCTGCTCGCGGCGTACGTCACCGACGGGACCATCAGCGACCGCACCGCCGGCAACCTGCGCGAGCGGCTCGACCGGGCGGTCGTCGCAGCGCAGGCCGGGCGGGAGGCCCCGGCGCTGGGCTACCTGCAGCAGTTCGTGGCCCGCATGGAGAACCAGGTCAAGGGCGACGCCGCCGACCTCGCGGCACGCGCGGCCCTGGTCGCCGCCGCCCGGGCGGTGCTGCGCGGGCTGCAGGCGCTGGACGACAGCGAGGGCTGGGCCCGGCCCGCTCTCGGGCGCGGGTGCCGGCGCTCGCCGGTGCCCGCCGCGCGCGGGCGGCTCTAG
- a CDS encoding ABC transporter ATP-binding protein, whose translation MPPTSLEKEAPREGRRILALFLPHRLPLAGVLLLILISSAVGLATPFLLREIVDVALPRQDMGLLAALTGALVATVVVTNALDVVQTLIATRVGQAVMHRLRVDVYAHLQRMSLAFFSRTRTGEVQSRIANDIGGMESVVTTTGTDFVSSFAIVVMTSVAMLALDWRLALLSFAILPFSLWMNRRIGRMRRAITAERQRRLADMTSTVQESLSVSGILLSRTTGRSEDLVERFRRSSKEIADLEARSELAGQWQWSLITLSMAALPAVTYLVGGHLRQGGTDLSIGTLVALVALQGQLFRPLAMLLRLVVRMHSSLALFSRVFEYLDTPVEITERAGARTLTAPRGDVRFTNVRFAYSDSGPDVLRDVDIEVPAGTTLAVVGATGSGKTTLGYLLTRLYDVGSGSITIDGVDVRDLTARSLADTVGVVSQETYLLHATIAENLRFAKPDASDEELVAAARTAQVHDLIAALPQGYDTVVGERGYRFSGGEKQRIALARTVLRNPPVLLLDEATSALDTRTERLMTEALEQVAAERTTITIAHRLSTVRDADQIVVLDRGRVVERGTHEQLLALGGRYADLVARDAAGYASAA comes from the coding sequence GTGCCCCCGACGTCCCTGGAGAAGGAGGCGCCCCGCGAAGGCCGGCGCATCCTCGCCCTCTTCCTCCCCCACCGCCTGCCGCTGGCCGGCGTGCTCCTGCTCATCCTGATCAGCTCGGCGGTCGGCCTGGCCACGCCGTTCCTGCTGCGCGAGATCGTCGACGTGGCCCTGCCCCGCCAGGACATGGGCCTGCTCGCGGCGCTGACCGGCGCGCTCGTGGCCACCGTCGTCGTCACCAACGCGCTCGACGTCGTGCAGACGCTCATCGCCACCCGCGTGGGCCAGGCGGTGATGCACCGGCTGCGCGTGGACGTCTACGCCCACCTGCAGCGCATGTCGCTCGCGTTCTTCTCCCGGACCCGCACCGGCGAGGTGCAGTCCCGGATCGCCAACGACATCGGCGGCATGGAGTCGGTGGTGACGACGACCGGGACCGACTTCGTGTCCAGCTTCGCGATCGTGGTCATGACGTCGGTGGCGATGCTCGCCCTCGACTGGCGGCTCGCGCTGCTGTCGTTCGCGATCCTGCCGTTCTCGCTGTGGATGAACCGGCGGATCGGCCGCATGCGCCGCGCCATCACGGCCGAGCGCCAGCGCCGGCTCGCCGACATGACCTCCACCGTGCAGGAGTCGCTCTCGGTCTCGGGGATCCTGCTCTCGCGCACGACCGGCCGCTCCGAGGACCTCGTCGAGCGCTTCCGCAGGAGCTCCAAGGAGATCGCGGATCTCGAGGCCCGGTCCGAGCTGGCCGGGCAGTGGCAGTGGTCGCTCATCACGCTGTCGATGGCAGCGCTGCCCGCCGTGACGTACCTCGTCGGCGGGCACCTGCGCCAGGGCGGCACCGACCTCTCGATCGGCACCCTGGTCGCGCTCGTCGCCCTGCAGGGGCAGCTCTTCCGACCGCTGGCCATGCTGCTGCGGCTCGTCGTGCGCATGCACAGCTCGCTGGCGCTGTTCTCCCGGGTGTTCGAGTACCTCGACACCCCCGTCGAGATCACCGAGCGCGCGGGCGCCCGAACCCTGACGGCGCCTCGTGGCGATGTGCGCTTCACCAATGTGAGATTCGCGTATTCGGACTCCGGGCCGGACGTGCTCCGGGACGTCGACATCGAGGTGCCCGCCGGCACCACCCTCGCCGTGGTCGGCGCGACCGGCTCGGGCAAGACCACGCTGGGCTACCTGCTCACCCGGCTCTACGACGTCGGCTCCGGCAGCATCACCATAGACGGCGTCGACGTCCGTGACCTGACCGCGCGCTCGCTCGCCGACACGGTCGGGGTGGTGAGCCAGGAGACGTACCTCCTCCACGCGACGATCGCGGAGAACCTGCGCTTCGCCAAGCCGGACGCGAGCGACGAGGAGCTCGTCGCGGCGGCACGGACCGCCCAGGTGCACGACCTCATCGCCGCCCTGCCGCAGGGCTACGACACGGTGGTCGGCGAGCGCGGCTACCGGTTCTCCGGCGGGGAGAAGCAGCGCATCGCCCTGGCCCGCACCGTGCTGCGCAACCCGCCGGTGCTGCTGCTCGACGAGGCCACCAGCGCTCTGGACACCCGGACCGAGCGGCTGATGACCGAGGCCCTGGAGCAGGTCGCGGCCGAGCGCACCACGATCACCATCGCCCACCGGCTCTCCACCGTCCGGGACGCCGACCAGATCGTCGTCCTCGACCGGGGGCGGGTCGTCGAGCGTGGCACCCACGAGCAGCTGCTCGCCCTCGGCGGGCGGTACGCCGACCTCGTCGCCCGCGACGCCGCCGGCTATGCCTCCGCGGCCTGA
- a CDS encoding DUF6758 family protein: protein MKGEPSCPRCGGAVQPPGLWSSGWACSLHGAVLPQQPVVQPTVEVVADVVRRSRVPVWLPWPLPHAWVVTGVSWAGDDRTGARAVAVSASGPAPLGGMGELLLVAEEPGLGLGARYAGMPGPDPGSLPDGRPAAKVDAAGHPTALWCVSGDERCAAYVGEALGHWLYVLLWPESAGALLLEGLRLADARDLGHEIELLPVGALTPRLAAAPVTSAGPGPRG from the coding sequence ATGAAAGGCGAGCCTTCGTGCCCGCGCTGCGGCGGTGCCGTCCAGCCTCCCGGCCTCTGGTCGAGCGGCTGGGCCTGCTCGTTGCACGGCGCGGTGCTTCCTCAGCAGCCGGTCGTCCAGCCCACCGTCGAGGTGGTCGCCGACGTGGTCCGGCGTTCCCGCGTGCCGGTCTGGCTGCCCTGGCCGTTGCCGCATGCATGGGTCGTGACCGGCGTGTCCTGGGCCGGGGACGACCGGACGGGCGCGCGAGCCGTCGCCGTGTCCGCGAGCGGCCCCGCGCCGCTCGGGGGCATGGGCGAGTTGCTGCTCGTGGCCGAGGAGCCCGGGCTCGGCCTGGGCGCGCGCTACGCCGGGATGCCCGGGCCCGACCCCGGGTCGCTGCCGGACGGCCGGCCGGCGGCCAAGGTCGACGCCGCCGGGCACCCGACCGCGCTCTGGTGCGTCTCGGGTGACGAGCGGTGCGCGGCGTACGTCGGTGAGGCGCTCGGCCACTGGCTCTACGTCCTGCTCTGGCCGGAGAGCGCGGGCGCGCTGCTGCTCGAGGGGCTCCGGCTGGCCGACGCCCGCGACCTCGGCCACGAGATCGAGCTGCTCCCCGTCGGCGCGCTCACGCCCCGGCTCGCGGCCGCGCCCGTGACGAGCGCGGGCCCGGGGCCACGGGGCTAG
- the moeZ gene encoding adenylyltransferase/sulfurtransferase MoeZ has product MPLPPLVEPADELTIDEVRRYSRHLIIPDVGMVGQKRLKNAKVLVVGAGGLGSPALLYLAAAGVGTLGIVDFDTVDESNLQRQVIHGQSDIGKPKALSAQESVAEVNPYVNVVLHEERLDEDNVLRIFEPYDLILDGTDNFATRYLVNDAAVLLGKPYVWGSIYRFEGQVSVFWAEHGPQYRDLYPEPPPPGMVPSCAEGGVLGVLCASIGSIMVTEAIKLITGIGEPLLGRLMVYDALEMSYRTLKLRKDPNGEPITGLLGDYEAFCGAVSEEASEAVKGSTISVSQLEQWIKERDNGERDFVIVDVREPNEYEINRIPTSVLIPKGEFLNGSALEKLPQDKQVVLHCKTGIRSAETLAILKGAGFADAVHVGGGVSAWVNQIDPSQPAY; this is encoded by the coding sequence GTGCCCCTGCCTCCACTCGTCGAGCCGGCGGACGAGCTCACGATCGACGAGGTGCGCCGCTACTCGCGTCACCTGATCATCCCTGACGTGGGCATGGTCGGACAGAAGCGCCTGAAGAACGCGAAGGTCCTCGTCGTCGGCGCGGGCGGCCTCGGCAGCCCGGCACTGCTCTACCTCGCCGCGGCGGGCGTGGGCACGCTCGGCATCGTCGACTTCGACACCGTCGACGAGTCCAACCTCCAGCGCCAGGTCATCCATGGCCAGTCCGACATCGGCAAGCCCAAGGCCCTCTCGGCCCAGGAGTCGGTCGCCGAGGTCAACCCCTACGTCAACGTGGTCCTGCACGAGGAGCGCCTCGACGAGGACAACGTGCTGCGCATCTTCGAGCCGTACGACCTCATCCTCGACGGCACGGACAACTTCGCCACGCGCTACCTCGTCAACGACGCGGCGGTGCTGCTCGGCAAGCCCTACGTCTGGGGCTCGATCTACCGCTTCGAGGGCCAGGTCAGCGTCTTCTGGGCCGAGCACGGCCCGCAGTACCGCGACCTCTACCCCGAGCCCCCGCCCCCCGGCATGGTGCCCTCCTGCGCCGAGGGCGGCGTGCTGGGCGTGCTCTGCGCGTCCATCGGCTCGATCATGGTGACCGAGGCGATCAAGCTCATCACCGGCATCGGCGAGCCGCTGCTCGGCCGGCTGATGGTCTACGACGCACTCGAGATGTCCTACCGCACGCTCAAGCTGCGCAAGGACCCCAACGGCGAGCCGATCACCGGCCTGCTGGGGGACTACGAGGCGTTCTGCGGCGCGGTGTCCGAGGAGGCCTCCGAGGCCGTCAAGGGCTCGACGATCTCGGTCTCCCAGCTCGAGCAGTGGATCAAGGAGCGCGACAACGGCGAGCGCGACTTCGTCATCGTCGACGTCCGCGAGCCCAACGAGTACGAGATCAACCGCATCCCGACCTCGGTGCTGATCCCCAAGGGCGAGTTCCTCAACGGGTCCGCCCTCGAGAAGCTGCCGCAGGACAAGCAGGTCGTCCTGCACTGCAAGACCGGCATCCGCTCCGCCGAGACGCTGGCGATCCTCAAGGGCGCCGGCTTCGCCGACGCGGTCCACGTCGGTGGCGGCGTCTCCGCCTGGGTCAACCAGATCGACCCGAGCCAGCCCGCGTACTGA
- a CDS encoding alpha/beta fold hydrolase produces the protein MSPTRPVVLPAGVRPLDVPVGADALAGLEALPPGEPRGTALLVPGYTGSKEDFLALLPLLAAGGYRAVAVDQRGQHESPRAERPEGYDVPALAGDVLAAAGALDERGVHLLGHSFGGLVVQAAAIAAPERLRSLTLLATGPGAVPEGPRTADLRLVRSSLPTIPMDVAWDVKRARELAAGVPPEAPEAQEFLRARWMGTSPESLVRIAVTLLEAPDRVGELQSRLAGAGVPVLVLNGDRDDAWPPAVQAQMAQRLGAAYVSLPGVGHSPNYEAPEATAAALLEHWARA, from the coding sequence GTGAGCCCGACCCGCCCCGTCGTCCTTCCCGCCGGCGTCCGCCCGCTCGACGTCCCGGTCGGGGCGGACGCGCTCGCGGGTCTGGAGGCCCTGCCGCCGGGCGAGCCGCGGGGCACGGCCCTGCTGGTGCCCGGCTACACGGGCTCCAAGGAGGACTTCCTCGCGCTGCTGCCCTTGCTCGCCGCCGGCGGATACCGCGCGGTGGCGGTCGACCAGCGCGGCCAGCACGAGTCCCCGCGCGCGGAGCGCCCGGAGGGGTACGACGTCCCGGCCCTCGCCGGCGACGTCCTCGCCGCGGCAGGCGCGCTGGACGAGCGCGGCGTCCACCTGCTCGGCCACTCCTTCGGCGGGCTCGTCGTCCAGGCGGCGGCGATCGCGGCGCCCGAGCGGCTGCGCAGCCTCACCCTGCTGGCCACCGGGCCCGGCGCGGTGCCCGAGGGGCCGCGGACGGCCGACCTGCGCCTCGTCCGGTCCTCCCTGCCGACCATCCCCATGGACGTCGCCTGGGACGTCAAGCGCGCCCGCGAGCTGGCCGCCGGCGTGCCGCCCGAGGCGCCGGAGGCCCAGGAGTTCCTCCGCGCGCGCTGGATGGGCACCAGCCCCGAGAGCCTGGTGCGCATCGCCGTGACCCTGCTCGAGGCTCCGGACCGGGTCGGGGAGCTGCAGTCCCGGCTGGCCGGGGCCGGGGTCCCGGTGCTCGTCCTCAACGGCGACCGCGACGACGCGTGGCCGCCGGCCGTGCAGGCGCAGATGGCGCAGCGGCTGGGGGCGGCGTACGTCTCCTTGCCCGGAGTGGGCCACTCCCCCAACTACGAGGCGCCCGAGGCGACCGCCGCCGCGCTGCTGGAGCACTGGGCGAGAGCCTAG
- a CDS encoding PHP domain-containing protein: MRIDLHAHTRASDGTETPAELVRAAAAAGLDVVAITDHDTTLGWAEAAAALPPGLALVRGAEISCRYRDVSLHLLGYLFDPSGPALADALAVVRDSRVPRTKAIVDRLRSAGVDVTWAEVLDRVEEGATVGRPHIADALVAKGVVADRGEAFREWLHSRSEFYVRHEALDPLVAIRAVRAAGGVPVLAHPFARHRGKVLDDSAVVAMASAGLAGLEVHHRDHSAADIRRLLGLAAELGLVVTGSSDYHGRGKANRLGEHLTAPAALEELAAQATGDIGVLRG; this comes from the coding sequence ATGCGGATCGACCTGCACGCCCACACGCGCGCCTCCGACGGGACCGAGACCCCTGCCGAGCTCGTCCGTGCCGCGGCGGCGGCCGGGCTGGACGTCGTCGCGATCACCGACCACGACACGACGCTCGGCTGGGCGGAGGCCGCGGCGGCGCTGCCACCGGGCCTCGCGCTCGTCCGCGGCGCCGAGATCTCCTGCCGCTACCGCGACGTCAGCCTGCACCTGCTCGGCTACCTGTTCGACCCCTCCGGCCCCGCGTTGGCCGACGCCCTCGCCGTGGTGCGCGACAGCCGCGTGCCGCGCACCAAGGCCATCGTCGACCGGCTCCGGTCCGCCGGCGTGGACGTGACCTGGGCCGAGGTGCTCGACCGCGTCGAGGAGGGCGCGACCGTGGGGCGCCCGCACATCGCCGACGCGCTCGTCGCGAAGGGGGTCGTGGCGGACCGCGGGGAGGCCTTCCGCGAGTGGCTGCACAGCCGCAGCGAGTTCTACGTGCGGCACGAGGCGCTCGACCCGCTCGTCGCCATCCGCGCCGTGCGCGCCGCCGGGGGAGTGCCCGTCCTGGCCCACCCGTTCGCCCGGCACCGGGGCAAGGTGCTGGACGACTCGGCGGTCGTCGCGATGGCGTCCGCCGGGCTGGCCGGGCTCGAGGTCCACCACCGCGACCACTCGGCGGCCGACATCCGCCGGCTGCTCGGCCTGGCGGCCGAGCTGGGCCTCGTCGTGACGGGGTCGAGCGACTACCACGGCCGGGGGAAGGCCAACCGGCTCGGCGAGCACCTGACGGCGCCCGCCGCGCTGGAGGAACTGGCCGCACAGGCCACCGGCGACATCGGAGTGCTCCGTGGGTAG
- a CDS encoding DEAD/DEAH box helicase, with translation MTLPVALSGADIIGQAKTGTGKTLGFGVPLLQRVVAPGDTELTGAQPEAPGKPQALVVVPTRELAVQVAKDLDLAGARRGVRVLTVYGGRAYEPQLEALRKGVDVVVGTPGRLLDLAQQRHLDLKHVRVLVLDEADEMLDLGFLPDVERILAQTPAGRQTMLFSATMPGAVVSMARQYMTQPTHINAIDPNDEDATVANIEQHVFRAHSMDKIELLARVLQSRGRGLAMIFCRTKRAAAKVSDELADRGFAAAAVHGDLGQGAREQALRAFRSGKVDVLVATDVAARGIDVEGVTHVVNYECPDDEKTYLHRVGRTGRAGNTGIAVTLVDWGDVTRWQVINKALQLSFYEPVETYSSSEHLYALLDIPEGTKGVLPRAERTRAGLAAEEVEDLGETGRQRKAGAAKGRSGDKEQAEAEPRERQTVRKRERRRTRGGSPLAEGAEQAGEAAAVGASSDAVVAPDLPAFEAADSAEGDAAAPARRRRRGGRGRGSSTEAAAEGTPEAPLQPAE, from the coding sequence ATGACGCTCCCCGTCGCGCTCTCCGGTGCCGACATCATCGGCCAGGCCAAGACCGGCACGGGCAAGACGCTCGGCTTCGGCGTCCCCCTCCTGCAGCGCGTGGTCGCCCCCGGCGACACCGAGCTGACCGGGGCCCAGCCCGAGGCTCCCGGCAAGCCGCAGGCGCTCGTCGTGGTCCCGACCCGCGAGCTCGCCGTCCAGGTCGCCAAGGACCTCGACCTCGCCGGCGCCCGCCGCGGCGTGCGCGTCCTGACCGTCTACGGCGGGCGGGCGTACGAGCCACAGCTCGAGGCGCTCAGGAAGGGCGTCGACGTCGTCGTCGGCACCCCCGGCCGCCTGCTCGACCTCGCCCAGCAGCGCCACCTCGACCTCAAGCACGTGCGGGTCCTGGTGCTCGACGAGGCCGACGAGATGCTCGACCTCGGCTTCCTGCCGGACGTGGAGCGCATCCTGGCCCAGACGCCGGCCGGCCGGCAGACGATGCTCTTCTCGGCCACCATGCCGGGCGCCGTGGTGTCGATGGCCCGGCAGTACATGACCCAGCCGACCCACATCAACGCGATCGACCCCAACGACGAGGACGCGACGGTCGCGAACATCGAGCAGCACGTCTTCCGTGCGCACTCGATGGACAAGATCGAGCTGCTCGCCCGGGTGCTGCAGTCGCGCGGGCGCGGGCTCGCGATGATCTTCTGCCGCACCAAGCGCGCCGCCGCGAAGGTCTCCGACGAGCTGGCCGACCGCGGCTTCGCCGCCGCGGCCGTCCACGGCGACCTCGGCCAGGGCGCCCGCGAGCAGGCGCTGCGCGCGTTCCGCAGTGGCAAGGTCGACGTTCTCGTGGCCACCGACGTCGCCGCGCGAGGCATCGACGTGGAGGGCGTCACCCACGTCGTCAACTACGAGTGCCCGGACGACGAGAAGACCTACCTGCACCGCGTCGGCCGCACCGGCCGGGCGGGCAACACCGGCATCGCGGTGACGCTGGTCGACTGGGGCGACGTCACCCGCTGGCAGGTCATCAACAAGGCCCTGCAGCTGTCCTTCTACGAGCCGGTCGAGACCTACTCCTCCTCCGAGCACCTCTACGCGCTGCTCGACATCCCGGAGGGGACCAAGGGCGTCCTGCCACGGGCCGAGCGCACGCGCGCCGGGCTCGCGGCCGAGGAGGTCGAGGACCTCGGCGAGACCGGCCGGCAGCGCAAGGCCGGGGCGGCCAAGGGGCGCTCCGGTGACAAGGAGCAGGCCGAGGCCGAGCCGCGCGAGCGGCAGACCGTGCGCAAGCGCGAGCGCCGGCGTACCCGCGGCGGGTCCCCGCTCGCCGAGGGCGCGGAGCAGGCCGGAGAGGCCGCCGCCGTGGGCGCCTCGTCCGACGCGGTCGTCGCCCCTGACCTGCCGGCGTTCGAGGCCGCCGACTCCGCCGAGGGCGACGCGGCCGCTCCCGCCCGCCGCCGCCGCCGTGGCGGCCGCGGACGCGGCTCCTCGACCGAGGCCGCTGCCGAGGGTACGCCCGAGGCGCCGCTCCAGCCCGCCGAGTAG
- a CDS encoding metallophosphoesterase family protein: MLRLLLLADTHVPKRARDLPAQVWEQVEAADVVLHAGDWVDVPLLDALEERARRLVAVVGNNDGPALRARLPEGARVELEGVRFAVVHETGQSAGREARMEQAYPDVDVLVFGHSHIPWDTTTPRGLRLLNPGSPTDRRRQPACTYMTAEVRDGELGDVALHALPLRTLPR; the protein is encoded by the coding sequence GTGCTTCGCCTGCTCCTGCTCGCCGACACCCACGTGCCCAAGCGGGCGCGCGACCTGCCGGCCCAGGTGTGGGAGCAGGTCGAGGCCGCCGACGTGGTGCTCCACGCCGGCGACTGGGTGGACGTGCCGCTCCTCGACGCCCTCGAGGAGCGGGCGCGCCGCCTGGTCGCCGTCGTCGGCAACAACGACGGCCCGGCCCTGCGCGCCCGGCTGCCCGAGGGCGCGCGCGTCGAGCTGGAGGGCGTGCGCTTCGCGGTCGTCCACGAGACCGGGCAGTCGGCGGGGCGCGAGGCCCGCATGGAGCAGGCCTACCCCGACGTCGACGTCCTGGTGTTCGGGCACAGCCACATCCCCTGGGACACCACGACGCCGCGCGGCCTGCGGCTGCTCAACCCCGGGTCCCCCACCGACCGGCGCCGCCAGCCGGCCTGCACCTACATGACCGCCGAGGTGCGCGACGGCGAGCTCGGGGACGTGGCGCTGCACGCGCTGCCCTTGCGTACGCTCCCCCGGTGA